One part of the Candidatus Aminicenantes bacterium genome encodes these proteins:
- a CDS encoding class I SAM-dependent methyltransferase — translation MKKEHVRDFYDVVWTEYVPEFEESKRHLELFFSAEEIQGKEILDCGCGTGIFTNIFASMGARKVTGLDISPGSLGTGRKIQSDLGLANVEFVEGDMLELPWEDATFDIVWAWGSAHHTEDPDRAINEIERMLRPGGSLLLALYKKTRLTWIHELIRKTLIRTPKPWWLPLAKIMAFFLWPVVKIRELFRKKARGGESLAELILDWYFVPIRHYYTPATIRGFLESRGYTIEKYHPGSGRFESASNFIFKARKSA, via the coding sequence ATGAAAAAAGAGCACGTGCGGGATTTTTACGATGTGGTCTGGACTGAATACGTACCGGAATTTGAAGAGAGCAAGCGTCACCTGGAACTGTTCTTCTCCGCCGAAGAGATCCAGGGCAAGGAAATCCTGGACTGCGGCTGCGGCACGGGAATATTCACCAACATATTCGCCTCCATGGGCGCACGCAAGGTAACCGGCCTGGATATCTCGCCCGGCAGCCTGGGAACGGGCCGTAAGATCCAGTCCGACCTGGGTTTAGCCAACGTGGAATTCGTTGAAGGCGACATGCTTGAGCTTCCCTGGGAAGACGCCACATTTGATATCGTGTGGGCCTGGGGCAGCGCCCACCATACCGAAGACCCGGATCGGGCGATAAACGAAATCGAACGCATGTTGCGTCCCGGAGGCAGTCTGCTCCTGGCTCTTTACAAAAAAACGCGGCTGACCTGGATCCATGAACTCATCCGCAAAACCCTGATTCGAACTCCCAAGCCCTGGTGGCTGCCGCTGGCAAAAATCATGGCTTTTTTTCTCTGGCCCGTGGTCAAGATCCGCGAACTCTTTCGCAAAAAAGCCCGGGGAGGAGAATCACTGGCGGAATTGATCCTGGACTGGTATTTCGTTCCCATCCGCCACTACTACACTCCCGCCACCATTCGCGGTTTCCTGGAATCCCGGGGTTATACCATTGAAAAATACCACCCGGGATCCGGTCGCTTTGAAAGCGCTTCCAATTTCATCTTTAAGGCCCGCAAATCGGCCTAG